Proteins encoded by one window of Winogradskyella sp. PG-2:
- a CDS encoding DMT family transporter, with translation MKNTNVKWMYLLVLSVIWGSSFILIKKSLLGLTAYQLGALRSIITGIILLAFGYHTLKNISKSKWIWLIISGLLGSFIPSFFFAIAETEIDSAVASILNSLVPLNTILLGFAVFKITSTKRQVLGVIIGFIGTAILILKGSELNPNQNYLYAGYVIASTLMYAANVNIIKRYLQDVKPLAIAAGNYVFIILPAIIILLFTDFFTAERFSNPNFTNAMIYITVLSVLGTAIAKVIFFKLVQISTPVFASSVTYVMPIVALIWGVLDDEAFSLIQGLAAILILVGVYLVHKRKA, from the coding sequence ATGAAAAACACTAACGTTAAGTGGATGTACCTTTTAGTATTATCTGTAATTTGGGGCAGTTCATTTATCTTGATTAAGAAGTCCCTTTTAGGGCTTACAGCTTATCAACTTGGTGCTTTAAGATCTATCATAACTGGTATTATTCTTCTCGCTTTTGGTTATCATACATTAAAAAATATATCCAAATCAAAATGGATCTGGCTTATCATTTCTGGGCTTTTAGGTTCTTTTATTCCATCATTCTTTTTTGCAATTGCTGAAACTGAAATTGATAGTGCAGTTGCATCAATACTAAATTCTTTAGTCCCTTTAAACACCATTCTATTAGGTTTTGCTGTCTTTAAAATAACATCTACTAAGCGTCAAGTTTTAGGTGTAATAATCGGTTTTATAGGTACTGCCATTCTTATATTAAAAGGCTCTGAATTAAATCCCAATCAAAATTATTTATATGCTGGTTATGTGATTGCTTCTACACTCATGTACGCAGCTAACGTTAACATTATAAAACGTTATTTACAAGATGTAAAACCGTTGGCCATTGCTGCTGGGAACTATGTATTTATAATATTACCTGCTATCATTATACTTCTTTTTACAGACTTCTTTACTGCGGAGCGTTTTAGTAATCCAAATTTTACTAACGCTATGATTTATATTACTGTTTTATCAGTTCTAGGTACAGCAATAGCAAAAGTGATTTTCTTTAAACTTGTACAGATATCGACGCCTGTTTTTGCCTCTTCGGTAACTTATGTTATGCCAATTGTAGCATTAATTTGGGGAGTCTTAGATGATGAAGCTTTTAGTCTTATTCAAGGTTTAGCTGCCATTCTTATTTTAGTGGGTGTTTATCTGGTACATAAACGTAAGGCATAA
- a CDS encoding M16 family metallopeptidase, translating into MKKYIIFTFMLVASFVVTAQIDRSKIPASGPTPEVNLGEATEFTLKNGLTVLVVTDSKLPSVNWSLNLNNPPVFEGDKAGVQSLTSALMGKETQRTSKDDFSEKVDFLGANVNVSPNGGFGFCLSKYKEEVFSLFAEAALEPKFTQKELDFEKDQLIEGIKSGENSAAAIAGNVRSALLYGKNHAAGEIVTKETVKNVNLEDVQKFYDSRFKPSKAYILFSGDITAKEAKKLLKKYMGKWESGSVATPDYPSFSDVSTTEINFVDVPNAVQTELAVMSVSPLKMNDKDYHGALVTNYILGGAFGSYLNMNLREANGYTYGARSSLGTGRYYNSSFRATTKVRNEVTDSAVVETLKEIKRIKTEPVDAEKLETAKAKFLGNFILESEDKAVALRRALNIKINNLPKDFYKNYIANIDAVSVEDINKIANKYLDDDKMRIVLVGKAADVLENVEKIEWNGNKLPVKFFDKEANGAERPELSVSLPEGVTLKTILNKYLTEVGVKDKMSTLKSVMTQYEATTPMGAVVSEEKRVDGKTARSIYMGGNKMMSMIMKQDGATANKQPLPENMTNDMKANAGLFMEINLVDSDLAKITGIEKIDGRDAYVIEVGGEVVSFLLYYDVETGLKVKEVQTTSMGGQTQSEEALLKDYKEFNGLKFPETRDATMMGQSVVFKLKEVKINEGVTDADFD; encoded by the coding sequence ATGAAAAAATATATAATATTCACATTTATGTTAGTTGCGAGTTTTGTCGTAACTGCTCAAATTGATAGATCAAAGATTCCTGCTTCAGGTCCTACACCAGAAGTAAATTTAGGTGAAGCAACAGAATTTACACTTAAAAATGGATTAACAGTATTAGTAGTAACTGATTCTAAATTACCATCAGTTAACTGGAGTTTAAATTTAAATAACCCACCAGTATTTGAAGGCGATAAAGCAGGAGTACAGTCTTTAACTAGTGCTTTAATGGGTAAAGAAACCCAAAGAACCTCTAAAGATGACTTTAGTGAAAAGGTAGATTTCTTAGGTGCTAATGTTAATGTAAGTCCTAATGGTGGATTTGGATTTTGTCTTTCTAAATATAAGGAAGAGGTATTTAGCCTTTTTGCCGAAGCGGCATTAGAACCAAAGTTTACACAAAAAGAATTAGACTTTGAAAAAGATCAATTAATAGAAGGTATAAAATCTGGCGAAAATAGTGCAGCAGCAATTGCCGGTAATGTAAGAAGTGCTTTGTTGTACGGAAAAAATCATGCAGCTGGCGAGATTGTTACAAAAGAAACGGTTAAGAATGTAAATTTAGAAGACGTGCAAAAGTTTTACGATTCTAGATTTAAGCCGTCAAAAGCTTACATTTTATTTTCGGGTGATATCACTGCAAAAGAGGCAAAGAAATTACTTAAAAAATATATGGGTAAATGGGAGTCTGGTAGTGTAGCAACACCAGATTATCCTAGCTTTAGTGATGTGTCAACTACAGAAATTAATTTTGTAGATGTTCCTAACGCTGTTCAAACTGAATTAGCTGTAATGAGTGTATCACCATTAAAAATGAATGATAAGGATTACCACGGAGCTTTAGTTACAAATTATATTTTAGGTGGAGCTTTTGGATCTTATCTAAACATGAATTTAAGAGAAGCCAATGGTTATACTTATGGTGCAAGATCATCATTAGGAACAGGTAGATATTATAACTCTTCATTTAGAGCAACCACAAAAGTGAGAAATGAAGTTACGGATAGTGCTGTTGTAGAAACTTTAAAAGAAATTAAAAGAATAAAAACAGAACCAGTTGACGCTGAGAAATTAGAGACAGCAAAAGCAAAATTTTTAGGAAATTTTATACTAGAATCTGAAGATAAAGCAGTTGCGCTTAGACGTGCTCTAAATATTAAAATCAATAATTTACCTAAAGATTTTTATAAAAATTATATTGCCAATATTGATGCGGTTTCTGTTGAGGATATCAATAAAATCGCCAACAAGTATCTTGATGATGATAAGATGAGAATCGTATTGGTTGGTAAAGCCGCAGATGTTTTAGAAAATGTAGAAAAAATAGAATGGAACGGTAATAAACTACCAGTCAAATTTTTTGATAAAGAAGCAAATGGTGCAGAGCGACCTGAGTTATCAGTCTCATTACCAGAAGGTGTTACATTAAAGACTATTTTGAATAAGTATTTAACTGAGGTAGGTGTAAAAGATAAAATGAGCACTTTAAAATCTGTAATGACACAATATGAAGCTACAACTCCTATGGGAGCAGTAGTGTCTGAAGAAAAACGTGTGGACGGTAAGACTGCTCGAAGTATTTACATGGGTGGAAACAAGATGATGTCGATGATAATGAAACAAGATGGAGCTACAGCAAATAAACAACCTTTACCGGAAAATATGACTAATGATATGAAGGCCAACGCTGGACTATTTATGGAGATCAATTTGGTAGATTCTGATTTAGCAAAAATAACTGGTATAGAAAAAATTGATGGAAGAGATGCCTATGTAATTGAAGTTGGCGGTGAAGTTGTATCATTTTTGCTTTATTACGATGTAGAGACAGGACTTAAAGTTAAAGAAGTACAGACCACATCAATGGGAGGGCAAACACAAAGTGAAGAAGCTTTATTAAAAGATTATAAAGAATTTAATGGTTTAAAATTTCCTGAGACAAGAGATGCCACTATGATGGGTCAGTCTGTTGTATTTAAATTGAAGGAAGTTAAAATCAACGAAGGTGTAACTGATGCTGATTTTGACTAA
- a CDS encoding M16 family metallopeptidase has product MKKSLFTLVLLLLVGFHSNAQKVEFEEYDLDNGLHVILHQENAAPLVTVGVMYQVGAKDEVKGRTGFAHFFEHLLFEGTENIERGEWFNVVSANGGRNNANTSQDRTYYYETFPSNKLEIGLWMESERMLHPKIEKIGVDTQNEVVKEEKRQRIDNSPYGKIIYRTGVDKHLFKVHPYGRSVIGSMDDLNAAELSEFIAFNDQYYNPNNATLVVAGDINIDDTKKMIADYFGPIKNRAETNVRTAILEPAITETRYATEYDSNIQIPAYIFSYITPKSVEKDAYVLDYISSILTGGNSSRMYKRMVDKDQVAVQVLAFNQANQDYGTYTMGALIKGEPNWDNLKSTIDEEIKKLQTELISEKEYQKLQNQFETRFVNANSRVEGIASSLATYQMLQGDASRINKELDVYRSITREDIMRVAKQYLNPNQRVEIKYLAGSEPEN; this is encoded by the coding sequence ATGAAAAAAAGCTTATTTACTCTGGTACTTTTGTTGCTTGTTGGGTTTCATTCCAATGCGCAGAAGGTAGAATTTGAGGAGTACGATTTAGACAACGGTTTACATGTAATCTTACATCAAGAAAATGCTGCACCTTTAGTTACTGTTGGTGTAATGTATCAAGTAGGTGCAAAAGATGAAGTAAAAGGAAGAACAGGGTTTGCTCATTTCTTTGAACATCTATTATTTGAAGGCACAGAGAATATTGAAAGAGGTGAATGGTTTAACGTCGTTTCTGCTAATGGTGGTAGAAATAACGCTAATACATCACAAGACAGAACGTATTATTATGAAACATTTCCGTCTAACAAACTAGAGATAGGCCTCTGGATGGAGAGTGAGCGTATGTTACACCCAAAAATTGAAAAAATTGGTGTAGATACTCAAAATGAAGTTGTAAAAGAGGAAAAACGCCAAAGAATAGATAATTCTCCTTATGGAAAAATCATTTATAGAACAGGTGTAGATAAACACTTATTTAAAGTACATCCTTATGGAAGATCAGTTATTGGATCTATGGATGATTTAAATGCAGCTGAATTAAGTGAATTTATTGCTTTTAATGACCAATATTATAATCCGAACAATGCAACTTTAGTAGTAGCAGGCGATATTAATATTGACGATACAAAGAAAATGATTGCCGATTATTTTGGCCCTATAAAAAATAGGGCAGAGACAAACGTAAGAACTGCAATATTAGAACCTGCTATAACTGAAACAAGATATGCTACTGAATATGATTCTAATATTCAAATTCCAGCTTATATCTTTTCATATATAACACCAAAATCTGTAGAAAAAGATGCTTATGTTTTAGATTATATATCTTCTATATTAACTGGAGGGAACAGCTCTCGAATGTATAAGAGAATGGTAGATAAAGACCAAGTTGCAGTGCAAGTTTTAGCATTCAATCAAGCAAATCAAGATTACGGAACTTATACTATGGGAGCGCTAATTAAAGGTGAACCTAATTGGGATAATCTAAAGTCTACTATAGATGAAGAGATTAAAAAATTACAAACAGAATTAATTTCTGAAAAAGAATATCAGAAACTACAAAATCAGTTTGAAACACGTTTTGTTAATGCTAATTCTCGTGTAGAAGGTATTGCATCATCACTTGCTACATACCAAATGTTACAAGGTGATGCGAGTCGTATTAATAAAGAGTTAGATGTTTACAGAAGTATTACTCGAGAAGATATTATGCGTGTTGCTAAGCAATATTTAAATCCAAACCAACGTGTTGAGATTAAGTATTTAGCAGGATCTGAACCAGAAAACTAG
- the rplU gene encoding 50S ribosomal protein L21, with the protein MYAIVEIAGHQFKVEKDQKVFVNRLSTEEGKKVSFDNVLLIGDGNKTTLGAPAIDGAQVSAKVLKHLKGDKVIVFKKKRRKGYRVKNGHRQSLTEIVIESITASGAKKAAPKKETKKAEPKAEKAAPKKAAPEKATGKADDLKKIEGIGPKIASTLVEAGVATFADLAKTKPAEISEIIADVRGNHVTDTWPKQAKLAADGKWDELKKWQDELDGGKA; encoded by the coding sequence ATGTACGCAATTGTAGAGATAGCAGGGCATCAATTTAAAGTTGAAAAAGACCAAAAAGTTTTTGTTAACCGTTTGTCTACTGAAGAAGGTAAGAAAGTTTCTTTCGATAATGTTCTTTTAATAGGTGATGGTAACAAAACCACTTTAGGCGCCCCAGCTATAGACGGAGCACAAGTTAGTGCGAAAGTCTTGAAGCACCTTAAGGGTGATAAAGTAATCGTTTTCAAAAAGAAAAGACGTAAAGGTTACCGTGTTAAAAATGGGCACAGACAATCTTTAACTGAAATCGTAATTGAAAGTATTACTGCTTCTGGAGCTAAGAAAGCTGCTCCTAAAAAAGAAACCAAGAAAGCTGAACCTAAAGCTGAAAAAGCTGCACCAAAAAAAGCTGCACCTGAAAAGGCAACTGGTAAAGCTGATGATTTAAAGAAAATTGAAGGTATTGGGCCAAAAATTGCGTCTACTTTAGTAGAAGCAGGTGTTGCTACTTTTGCTGATTTAGCTAAAACTAAGCCAGCTGAAATTTCTGAAATCATTGCTGATGTTCGTGGTAACCACGTTACTGACACATGGCCAAAGCAAGCTAAATTAGCTGCTGATGGTAAGTGGGACGAGCTTAAAAAATGGCAAGACGAATTAGATGGTGGTAAAGCATAA
- the rpmA gene encoding 50S ribosomal protein L27 encodes MAHKKGVGSSKNGRESESKRLGVKIFGGQAAVAGNIIIRQRGNTHHAGENVYQGKDHTLHAKVDGLVKFTKKKDNRSYVSIEPFEA; translated from the coding sequence ATGGCTCATAAAAAAGGAGTTGGTAGTTCGAAGAATGGTAGAGAATCAGAATCGAAACGTTTAGGCGTTAAAATTTTTGGTGGACAAGCTGCTGTTGCTGGAAACATTATCATAAGACAACGAGGTAATACGCACCATGCAGGTGAAAACGTATACCAAGGAAAAGACCATACTTTACATGCTAAAGTTGATGGTTTAGTAAAGTTTACTAAGAAAAAAGACAACAGGTCTTACGTTTCTATTGAGCCTTTTGAGGCTTAG
- a CDS encoding MutS-related protein, producing the protein MQDQESFYKSQLDIHKTQAKRIFKQMSLLSTLRLIVFLVTAFGIYLSFKEWKIAILIGIVGVAIFLFLLSKYTDLKAKRALHKRLVTINENELRIGSGNFHDRADGSEFQNPKHFYSLDIDLFGKGSFFQFIDRTTIKEGKNKLTEYLLANDILEIETRQEAIKELALLPQWRQYYSGVAQGVEVEHSAKSIIKWLKSYSPFLSSIRYWFTIAFSLVSGIILVLGITEVISIAFIGYWLLLGLGITAMYLKRINSIAQHTERAKDTFRQYALLLERIEGQEFESSLLKMQQQKIRSENLKASQIFSKFSKALDALDNRNNLISAIFGNGLLLWDIRQTYHIEQWITKYADKVEDWFEVVTFFDAYNSFGNYAFNHQKFTYPIITDKLTTISTEELGHPLLNIEKRIDSDLELQDQQFFIVTGANMAGKSTFLRTVALHIVMANVGLPVCAKESKYKPIKLITSMRTTDSLTDDSSYFFSELTRLKFVVDTIENDTNYFVILDEILKGTNSTDKAIGSRKFVEKLVKLNATGIIATHDLSLTEIEAELEDVKNYYFDAEIINDELFFDYKLKQGVCQNMNASFLLKKMEIV; encoded by the coding sequence ATGCAAGACCAAGAGTCGTTTTATAAATCTCAATTAGATATACATAAAACCCAAGCAAAGCGTATTTTCAAACAGATGAGTTTGTTGAGTACGCTTAGACTTATTGTTTTCTTAGTTACCGCTTTTGGTATATACTTAAGTTTTAAAGAATGGAAAATAGCTATACTAATAGGTATTGTAGGTGTTGCAATTTTTTTATTCCTACTGTCTAAGTATACAGATTTAAAAGCAAAAAGAGCACTTCATAAAAGACTAGTAACTATCAATGAAAATGAACTTAGAATCGGATCTGGTAATTTTCATGACCGAGCTGATGGTTCAGAGTTTCAAAATCCAAAACATTTTTATAGTCTAGATATTGATTTATTTGGCAAAGGGTCTTTCTTTCAGTTTATAGACAGAACTACAATAAAAGAAGGCAAAAATAAACTAACGGAATATTTATTGGCCAATGATATTTTAGAAATTGAAACTAGGCAAGAGGCTATTAAAGAATTAGCATTATTACCTCAATGGCGACAATATTATTCAGGTGTTGCTCAAGGTGTAGAAGTAGAACATTCTGCAAAGTCGATTATAAAATGGCTTAAAAGTTATAGTCCTTTTTTAAGTTCTATTCGATATTGGTTCACTATAGCGTTTAGTTTAGTCTCAGGAATAATTTTGGTTTTAGGGATCACAGAAGTTATTTCTATTGCATTTATTGGGTATTGGTTATTGTTGGGTCTAGGTATTACAGCTATGTATTTAAAGCGTATTAATAGTATTGCTCAGCATACAGAAAGAGCAAAAGATACTTTTAGACAATATGCGTTATTGTTAGAACGTATAGAGGGACAAGAATTTGAATCTTCATTATTGAAGATGCAGCAACAAAAAATTAGATCAGAGAATTTAAAAGCTTCTCAAATTTTCTCTAAATTCTCAAAAGCTTTAGATGCCTTAGATAATAGAAATAACTTGATATCTGCCATCTTTGGAAATGGACTACTACTTTGGGATATTAGACAAACCTATCATATAGAACAATGGATAACTAAATATGCCGATAAAGTTGAAGACTGGTTTGAAGTGGTCACTTTTTTTGATGCATATAATAGTTTTGGAAACTATGCTTTTAATCATCAAAAATTTACTTACCCTATCATTACAGATAAACTAACGACCATTTCTACAGAAGAATTAGGACATCCATTATTAAATATTGAAAAGCGTATTGATAGTGATTTAGAACTACAAGATCAACAATTTTTTATTGTAACTGGTGCAAATATGGCTGGGAAGAGCACGTTTTTAAGAACCGTAGCTTTACATATTGTTATGGCCAATGTTGGACTACCTGTTTGCGCTAAAGAAAGTAAGTACAAGCCAATTAAGTTAATCACTAGTATGCGCACTACAGATTCTTTAACGGACGACAGTTCATATTTCTTTAGTGAACTAACACGTCTTAAGTTTGTAGTTGATACTATTGAAAATGACACGAACTATTTTGTGATTTTAGATGAAATTCTAAAGGGCACAAACAGCACAGACAAGGCTATTGGTTCAAGGAAGTTTGTTGAGAAATTAGTAAAACTAAATGCTACAGGAATTATAGCTACTCACGACTTAAGTCTTACAGAAATTGAAGCAGAATTAGAAGATGTGAAAAATTATTACTTCGATGCAGAAATCATTAACGACGAACTCTTTTTTGATTACAAATTAAAGCAAGGGGTTTGCCAGAATATGAATGCTAGTTTCCTGTTGAAGAAGATGGAAATTGTTTAA
- a CDS encoding M28 family peptidase, which yields MKNRITSLIGLILFIIQSRAQNKIEEFDGDKLLERIEILSSDKFEGRKTGEKGNDSARAYIIQQFKSLNVKGLNGKYEHPFTLDTGSCKLNANNILVEIKGAEFPEKYVVISAHHDHLGVSGKNIYNGADDDASGVSALFSFAEYLTNNPPKHSVILAAFDAEELGLRGAKNFVETFDNSKIVLNINMDMISRSSKDELYVVGSRYNNVLKKVVDDFKNPTSSKLLEGHDGSDDKQDWTLASDHGPFHKAKIPFLYFGNEDHAAYHAPTDVFEDITPQFYKNSVKIILSIFEAVDASSIILN from the coding sequence ATGAAAAATAGAATAACTTCCCTTATTGGTCTCATACTTTTTATAATACAAAGTCGTGCACAAAATAAAATAGAGGAATTTGACGGAGACAAACTTTTAGAGCGCATAGAGATTCTAAGTTCAGATAAATTTGAAGGCCGTAAAACAGGTGAAAAGGGGAATGATTCTGCTAGAGCATATATCATTCAACAATTTAAAAGTTTAAATGTAAAAGGTCTTAACGGAAAATATGAACACCCATTTACACTTGATACGGGAAGCTGTAAATTAAATGCTAATAATATATTAGTAGAAATAAAAGGGGCAGAATTCCCAGAAAAATATGTAGTTATTAGTGCGCATCATGACCATTTAGGTGTTTCAGGCAAAAATATTTATAACGGAGCAGATGATGATGCTTCAGGTGTTTCAGCATTATTTAGTTTTGCTGAATATCTTACAAATAATCCACCTAAACACTCGGTAATATTAGCTGCTTTTGATGCGGAAGAATTAGGACTTAGAGGAGCGAAAAATTTTGTTGAAACATTTGATAATAGTAAAATCGTACTTAATATAAATATGGATATGATTAGTCGTAGCTCTAAAGACGAATTATATGTTGTTGGTTCGCGCTATAATAACGTATTAAAAAAGGTAGTTGATGATTTTAAAAATCCAACGTCTTCAAAATTATTAGAAGGCCATGATGGCAGTGATGATAAACAAGATTGGACATTAGCTTCAGACCATGGACCTTTTCATAAAGCAAAGATTCCATTTTTATATTTTGGAAACGAAGACCATGCGGCTTATCATGCTCCAACAGATGTTTTCGAAGATATTACTCCACAATTTTATAAGAATTCAGTAAAGATTATTTTATCTATTTTTGAAGCTGTTGACGCTTCAAGTATAATCTTAAACTAA
- a CDS encoding succinate dehydrogenase/fumarate reductase iron-sulfur subunit, translating into MNLNLKIWRQKNANDKGKMVDYPISNVSPDMSFLEMLDILNNELIEKGEEPVSFDHDCREGICGSCSLYINGEAHGPDRLITTCQLHMRTFKDGETIVIEPWRAKAFPVIKDLVVDRTAFDRIQHAGGFISVNTSGNTIDANAIPINKEDADNAFAAATCIGCGACVASCKNSSAMLFVGAKVSQFALLPQGQVEATDRVLNMVKQMDEEGFGNCTNTGACEVECPKGISLENIARMNREYLSASLKG; encoded by the coding sequence ATGAATCTTAATCTAAAAATCTGGAGACAGAAAAATGCTAACGATAAAGGAAAAATGGTGGATTACCCAATCAGTAATGTCTCGCCAGATATGTCTTTTCTTGAAATGTTAGATATATTAAATAACGAGCTAATAGAAAAAGGTGAAGAACCGGTTTCTTTTGACCATGATTGTCGAGAAGGAATCTGTGGATCTTGTTCATTATATATCAATGGTGAAGCACATGGGCCAGATCGTTTAATAACGACTTGTCAGTTGCACATGCGTACCTTTAAGGATGGCGAAACAATTGTTATTGAACCTTGGAGAGCAAAAGCATTTCCTGTAATAAAAGATTTAGTTGTAGATAGAACTGCTTTTGATCGTATACAACATGCTGGTGGTTTTATTTCTGTTAATACATCAGGAAATACTATAGATGCAAACGCCATTCCTATTAATAAAGAAGATGCAGATAATGCATTTGCTGCTGCTACTTGTATTGGATGTGGTGCATGTGTTGCTTCATGTAAAAACTCTTCAGCAATGTTATTTGTAGGAGCTAAAGTCTCTCAGTTTGCCTTATTACCACAGGGACAAGTAGAGGCAACAGATCGTGTTTTAAATATGGTTAAACAAATGGATGAAGAAGGATTTGGTAACTGTACTAATACTGGAGCATGTGAGGTAGAATGTCCTAAAGGTATTTCTTTAGAGAATATTGCGCGTATGAATCGTGAGTATTTATCTGCAAGCCTAAAAGGTTAA